The Citrifermentans bemidjiense Bem genome window below encodes:
- a CDS encoding cobalamin B12-binding domain-containing protein: MAERRIRVLVGKPGLDGHDRGAKIIARALRDAGFEVIYTGLHQTPEQIVSAAIQEDVDCVALSILSGAHNTLLPAVREIMKEKGASDIVLMAGGVIPEDDIPGLKAAGIAEVFTPGTSTETIVAWMRDNVTPHA, from the coding sequence ATGGCTGAAAGAAGAATACGTGTACTGGTAGGTAAGCCGGGTCTGGACGGCCATGACAGGGGAGCCAAGATCATCGCCCGCGCTTTACGCGATGCCGGTTTCGAGGTCATCTACACCGGGCTGCACCAGACTCCCGAACAGATAGTTTCCGCCGCTATCCAGGAAGACGTCGACTGCGTGGCGCTCTCCATCCTCTCCGGCGCCCACAACACGCTGCTGCCGGCGGTCAGGGAGATCATGAAGGAAAAAGGGGCGAGCGACATCGTGCTCATGGCGGGCGGCGTCATCCCGGAGGACGACATCCCGGGCCTCAAGGCTGCCGGCATCGCCGAGGTCTTTACCCCGGGTACCTCGACCGAGACCATCGTCGCCTGGATGCGCGACAACGTAACTCCGCACGCCTAA
- the cobO gene encoding cob(I)yrinic acid a,c-diamide adenosyltransferase: protein MKLEQGLIQVYTGNGKGKTTASLGLALRATGRELKVCMIQFMKGGGPYGEQMAAERLAPFLTIIQTGRPGWVRKGNPHEEDKQLAAEALELAAKTVQSGEYDLVILDEINGAVSMGLVPVDGVLDLMRGKPHHVELVLTGRNAHESVIEAADLVTEMREVKHYYKAGVPARIGIEK from the coding sequence GTGAAACTGGAACAAGGTCTTATTCAGGTGTATACCGGCAACGGCAAGGGTAAGACCACCGCGTCTTTGGGACTTGCGCTGCGCGCTACGGGGCGTGAGCTTAAGGTCTGCATGATCCAGTTCATGAAGGGCGGGGGGCCTTACGGCGAGCAGATGGCCGCCGAGCGCCTGGCGCCGTTTCTCACCATCATCCAGACCGGGCGCCCGGGCTGGGTCAGAAAGGGTAACCCCCACGAAGAGGACAAACAGCTGGCGGCCGAGGCGCTGGAATTGGCGGCGAAGACTGTCCAGAGCGGCGAGTACGACCTGGTGATACTCGACGAGATCAACGGTGCGGTCTCCATGGGGCTCGTCCCCGTCGACGGGGTACTCGATCTCATGCGCGGCAAGCCGCATCATGTCGAACTGGTGCTGACCGGCAGAAATGCCCACGAAAGCGTGATCGAGGCCGCCGACCTGGTAACCGAGATGCGCGAGGTCAAGCACTACTACAAGGCCGGAGTGCCGGCGCGGATCGGCATCGAGAAATAG